A portion of the Carya illinoinensis cultivar Pawnee chromosome 11, C.illinoinensisPawnee_v1, whole genome shotgun sequence genome contains these proteins:
- the LOC122280520 gene encoding 22.7 kDa class IV heat shock protein-like, giving the protein MENPVVEEFVPSSGWMEGPRSHSLVVDLPGFKKDDLKLQVTCSGDLMVSGERKVHQEKTLYFERTFKVPKNTDTDKTTGKFNGEILCVTVPKQVVDEKRKVGFSEEIMTEDLKNTNSENVVEMLKRNKGIVMTAILAFSLGVLLTRKSESTGN; this is encoded by the exons ATGGAAAACCCAGTAGTTGAAGAATTTGTACCTTCTTCGGGTTGGATGGAGGGCCCAAGAAGCCATTCTCTCGTTGTTGATCTGCCTG GTTTCAAGAAGGATGATCTTAAGCTTCAGGTTACTTGCTCTGGCGACTTGATGGTCAGTGGAGAAAGGAAAGTACATCAAGAAAAAACTCTTTATTTTGAGCGAACCTTTAAAGTGCCAAAAAATACGGACACGGATAAGACCACTGGAAAATTCAATGGTGAGATTCTCTGTGTCACTGTCCCAAAGCAAGTGGTAGACGAAAAGAGAAAGGTAGGGTTCTCTGAAGAGATCATGACGGAGGATTTGAAGAATACAAATTCGGAAAATGTTGTGGAGATGCTTAAAAGAAATAAGGGAATTGTTATGACGGCTATCTTGGCATTTTCACTAGGGGTATTGTTAACACGTAAGTCGGAATCAACTGGAAACTGA